Proteins encoded by one window of Gemmatimonadota bacterium:
- a CDS encoding GDSL-type esterase/lipase family protein, whose protein sequence is MARSRFRTPRLVALLLLSWLPIQAAAQAPTAQAPAAPASATEPTPPRTEARHGSFLERAAQGNIDVLWVGDSITDWWARAGVEVWNASFASLNAANFGIAGDTTNGVLWRMRNGELQGFQAKLIILMLGTNNLRRHTPADIAEGNRLIVEEFRRQQPQAKVLVLGVFPRGADAANPARAQIHELNGYLAELADGENVLFMDIGDRFLAPDGTLTEEVMPDGLHPSAVGYQIWADAIGETVRELLGAP, encoded by the coding sequence ATGGCGCGCTCTCGCTTCCGCACCCCACGTCTCGTAGCGCTTCTTCTGCTCTCCTGGCTTCCGATCCAGGCCGCGGCCCAGGCCCCGACCGCTCAGGCCCCGGCCGCCCCGGCCTCCGCGACGGAGCCGACACCGCCGCGTACCGAGGCGCGGCATGGAAGCTTCCTCGAGCGGGCCGCGCAGGGGAATATTGATGTCCTCTGGGTCGGCGACTCGATCACGGACTGGTGGGCGCGTGCGGGGGTCGAGGTTTGGAACGCGAGCTTCGCGTCGCTCAATGCGGCGAACTTCGGGATCGCGGGTGACACGACGAACGGCGTCCTCTGGAGGATGCGGAACGGTGAGCTGCAGGGGTTCCAGGCGAAGCTCATCATCCTGATGCTCGGCACGAACAACTTGCGGCGGCACACGCCGGCCGACATCGCGGAAGGGAATCGGCTCATCGTAGAGGAGTTTCGGCGCCAACAGCCGCAGGCGAAGGTGCTCGTCCTCGGCGTCTTCCCGCGCGGGGCCGACGCAGCGAATCCGGCGCGTGCTCAGATCCACGAGCTGAACGGGTACCTCGCGGAGCTCGCGGACGGCGAAAACGTCCTCTTCATGGACATCGGGGACCGCTTCCTCGCCCCCGACGGGACGCTCACGGAAGAGGTGATGCCAGACGGGCTCCACCCCTCCGCGGTGGGTTACCAGATCTGGGCGGACGCGATCGGTGAGACAGTTCGGGAGCTGCTGGGCGCGCCCTGA
- a CDS encoding PPK2 family polyphosphate kinase — MSEIPTNPYLVPFDGSFRAGEAPTAPPPGTPKKKELERDLDSIVKELGELQRRLYAEDHWAVLAIFQALDAAGKDSTIRAVFTGVNPTGCRVSSFKRPSALELDHDFLWRSTARLPERGTIGVFNRSYYEEMLVVRVHPEILDSQRIPDSLRSRALWEERIESIREHERHLARNGTLILKFWLHVSSEVQRERFLSRIREPEKHWKFAAADVEERKHREAYIEAYQAALNGTSRPWAPWYAIPADEKPYMKREVARILVDAIANLDPRFPEIDPDQRAGLKRMRKRLESGE, encoded by the coding sequence ATGTCCGAGATCCCAACCAATCCTTATCTCGTCCCTTTCGACGGCTCCTTTCGAGCGGGCGAGGCGCCTACGGCCCCGCCGCCTGGCACTCCAAAAAAGAAGGAGCTCGAGAGAGACCTGGACTCCATCGTCAAGGAGCTCGGCGAGCTCCAGCGCCGGCTTTACGCGGAGGACCACTGGGCCGTCCTCGCAATCTTTCAGGCGCTGGACGCGGCTGGAAAAGACAGCACTATCCGGGCGGTCTTCACCGGAGTGAACCCCACCGGTTGCCGGGTCTCTTCGTTCAAGAGGCCGTCGGCGCTCGAGCTCGACCACGACTTCCTCTGGCGGTCTACCGCGCGTCTTCCCGAACGGGGCACCATCGGGGTGTTCAACCGCAGCTATTACGAGGAAATGCTGGTGGTCCGGGTGCATCCCGAGATCCTCGACTCCCAGCGGATTCCCGATTCACTGCGGAGTCGCGCCCTCTGGGAAGAGCGGATCGAGTCCATCCGCGAGCACGAGCGGCACCTGGCCCGGAACGGGACCCTCATCCTCAAGTTTTGGCTACACGTTTCGAGCGAAGTCCAGCGGGAGCGTTTTCTGTCGAGGATCCGAGAGCCGGAGAAGCACTGGAAGTTCGCGGCCGCCGACGTGGAGGAGAGGAAACACCGCGAGGCGTACATCGAGGCGTACCAAGCGGCGCTGAACGGTACGTCGAGGCCGTGGGCGCCCTGGTACGCAATCCCCGCGGACGAAAAGCCCTACATGAAGCGGGAGGTGGCGCGGATCCTCGTGGATGCGATCGCGAATCTGGACCCCCGCTTTCCGGAAATCGACCCCGATCAGCGCGCGGGGCTGAAGAGGATGCGGAAGCGGCTCGAATCCGGAGAGTGA
- a CDS encoding endonuclease/exonuclease/phosphatase family protein — translation MRGLKLLIVLVPAILLGCSDRGLAGPGTDPTIPGAGVPGDEARAGAGSPTTVFTRNLYLGGDIAPPLGAQDPVAAATAIWNQIQHTNYPARAERLAAEIAELRPDLIGLQEAVRFTVGPFPSAEFPTTELVDFVTVLRLNLAALGHSYVVAACQPNTRVALPLPMGEGLVTIGYQDAVAILVREGVETADPVGQNFVAMPPTTHTAGIPFRRGWTQVDARVGGGWVRFVSTHLEIQAFAPVQVAQAAGLLASLESSPHPVILVGDFNSAANFRAPADRKTASYGMILAAGFHDLWTRTHSTDEGLTCCHASDLSNPSANFNQRLDLIFARNKPGSGGGFAGAAELTVVGEDEGERFAAPKGHGLWPSDHAGVGATLRLPPGLFAVR, via the coding sequence ATGCGCGGCCTCAAGCTCCTCATCGTCCTCGTCCCCGCCATCCTTCTCGGATGCTCGGATCGGGGCCTGGCAGGCCCGGGAACCGACCCGACCATCCCAGGCGCTGGAGTCCCCGGTGATGAGGCTCGGGCTGGGGCCGGAAGCCCGACGACCGTGTTCACCAGAAATCTCTATCTCGGTGGGGACATCGCGCCTCCGCTCGGCGCGCAGGACCCGGTAGCGGCGGCCACGGCCATCTGGAATCAGATCCAACACACGAATTATCCCGCCCGCGCCGAGCGCCTCGCCGCCGAGATCGCGGAGCTCCGACCGGATCTGATCGGCCTACAGGAGGCGGTCCGCTTCACCGTGGGCCCCTTCCCCTCCGCCGAATTCCCGACGACCGAGCTCGTGGACTTCGTCACGGTGCTCCGCCTGAACCTCGCGGCGCTCGGACATTCGTATGTGGTCGCCGCTTGCCAGCCCAATACGCGCGTCGCCCTCCCGCTCCCCATGGGCGAGGGCCTCGTGACCATCGGCTACCAGGACGCCGTGGCAATTCTCGTGCGCGAGGGAGTCGAGACGGCCGATCCGGTCGGACAGAACTTCGTCGCGATGCCGCCGACCACCCACACCGCCGGGATTCCGTTCCGGCGGGGCTGGACGCAGGTGGACGCACGTGTCGGCGGCGGCTGGGTGCGTTTCGTAAGCACCCATCTGGAGATCCAGGCCTTCGCTCCGGTGCAGGTGGCGCAGGCCGCCGGGCTGCTCGCCTCCCTGGAGAGCTCGCCCCATCCGGTCATCCTCGTCGGCGACTTCAACTCGGCCGCCAACTTCCGCGCTCCCGCGGACCGGAAGACCGCGTCCTACGGGATGATCCTCGCGGCCGGCTTCCACGACCTCTGGACCCGGACCCACTCTACCGACGAGGGACTGACCTGCTGCCACGCCTCCGACCTGTCGAACCCGTCGGCGAATTTTAATCAGCGGTTGGACCTGATCTTCGCCCGGAACAAGCCCGGAAGCGGCGGGGGTTTCGCGGGCGCCGCGGAACTCACCGTCGTCGGCGAGGACGAGGGCGAACGGTTCGCCGCCCCTAAGGGCCACGGCCTCTGGCCGTCCGACCATGCGGGCGTCGGCGCGACGCTGCGCCTGCCACCCGGGCTTTTCGCCGTCCGGTGA